Proteins encoded by one window of Companilactobacillus ginsenosidimutans:
- a CDS encoding VOC family protein: protein MAEKLKWDHTIIDVNDIDAAVKWFDDLGITFHQGGKHEQWGTENAVGYFGLNYIELMGVYNPELASHVVRDGATSIYDCIHDLPNQHINTIGFRTNDINSVHERLLSQNFPVEDIQTGQRRDPRGNMITWKIFFVRNKFFDVAYPYVVQWNDPDYIRKENLIKKQLLVEHKQKGIFVKQAIYTVTNPEMVAIKWGQFVGVSPIRKGNDYEIDFGLKQIVFRSGTDNYITDLVFGSSGELAGKSAQLGDAKLHFE from the coding sequence ATGGCTGAAAAATTAAAGTGGGATCACACTATCATTGATGTTAATGATATCGATGCTGCCGTAAAATGGTTTGATGATCTTGGTATTACTTTCCATCAAGGTGGAAAGCATGAGCAATGGGGTACAGAAAATGCCGTTGGTTATTTTGGGCTTAATTATATTGAGTTAATGGGCGTTTACAACCCAGAATTGGCAAGTCACGTTGTCCGTGATGGTGCTACTTCAATTTACGATTGTATTCACGACCTTCCAAATCAACATATTAATACCATCGGTTTCAGAACTAACGATATTAACTCTGTTCATGAACGATTATTATCGCAAAACTTCCCTGTTGAAGACATTCAAACCGGACAAAGAAGAGATCCACGAGGAAATATGATTACTTGGAAAATCTTTTTTGTCAGAAACAAGTTCTTCGATGTCGCCTATCCTTATGTTGTTCAATGGAATGATCCTGACTACATTAGAAAAGAAAACTTGATTAAGAAACAATTGCTGGTCGAGCATAAACAAAAGGGCATTTTTGTTAAGCAAGCAATTTATACCGTTACTAACCCTGAGATGGTTGCTATCAAATGGGGTCAATTCGTTGGTGTTAGTCCTATTCGTAAGGGTAATGATTACGAGATTGACTTTGGTTTGAAGCAGATTGTGTTTAGGTCTGGTACGGATAATTATATTACTGATTTGGTTTTTGGTTCTTCTGGTGAGTTGGCTGGTAAGTCGGCCCAATTGGGTGACGCTAAGCTTCACTTTGAATAA
- a CDS encoding heme-degrading domain-containing protein: MVTVDDVLTQEKETELPHFNLDDVDGLVESLKKIGKDDFNKVCVLIKINQRVVYFHAGNQTTHENNLWIKKKENVVDAFDHSSLFKKLAYQDNPDDFYKETGLSPKDYAIVGGGYPIAITGTGVIGSVVVSGLTDTGDHELAYNALLDLKSSLN, translated from the coding sequence ATGGTCACAGTAGATGATGTTTTAACACAAGAAAAAGAGACCGAACTACCCCATTTCAATTTGGATGACGTAGATGGTCTCGTAGAATCACTAAAAAAAATTGGTAAAGATGATTTTAACAAGGTTTGTGTATTAATTAAAATCAATCAACGTGTTGTCTATTTCCACGCTGGTAACCAAACAACACATGAAAACAACCTTTGGATCAAGAAAAAGGAAAATGTTGTTGACGCCTTTGATCACAGTTCTTTGTTTAAGAAATTGGCTTATCAAGATAATCCAGACGATTTCTATAAAGAAACTGGTTTAAGTCCTAAAGACTATGCTATTGTTGGTGGTGGATACCCCATTGCTATAACTGGCACTGGAGTAATTGGTAGTGTAGTTGTTTCAGGTTTAACTGATACTGGTGATCACGAATTAGCATACAATGCATTATTAGATTTAAAATCATCACTAAATTAA
- a CDS encoding nucleoside hydrolase: protein MENIILDCDPGHDDAIAMIMAVASSKINVLAVTTSAGNQKHGQTLRNAMSLLTLMKKRDIPVASGNYKPLVRDLVPGITMHGITGLDGTELPNPNFSPQKTNAIELMNSIISEYPQNVTLVVTGPCTNVALLFSVHPEIKTLVKQIVILGGGMGVGNIGPTEEFNVAVDPEAAKIVMESGVPIVLAPLNVGFEAQLMDSDIKTISKIKNNDVAEAVTGLVSTYRFSFDLLSRDFAGVPLYDPCTIAWLIDPEKFSSRFCNVEIETQGELTTGETIIDYYNVSKRKPNAEVLFHVDQKWFANLIIESVKTFQL from the coding sequence TTGGAAAACATAATTTTAGACTGTGACCCTGGTCATGATGACGCTATTGCCATGATTATGGCTGTTGCCTCATCGAAAATAAACGTACTAGCTGTTACAACGTCAGCCGGAAATCAAAAACACGGGCAGACGTTGAGAAACGCGATGTCACTACTTACTTTAATGAAAAAGCGTGACATCCCTGTTGCCTCAGGAAATTACAAGCCTTTAGTCAGAGATTTAGTTCCAGGAATTACGATGCATGGTATTACCGGTTTAGACGGGACAGAATTACCAAATCCAAATTTCTCTCCTCAAAAAACAAATGCGATTGAACTCATGAATTCAATCATTTCTGAGTACCCTCAGAATGTAACTCTTGTCGTAACCGGACCTTGCACCAACGTTGCTTTACTCTTCTCCGTTCATCCTGAAATTAAAACTTTAGTTAAACAGATTGTAATTTTAGGTGGTGGTATGGGTGTTGGTAACATTGGACCTACCGAAGAATTCAATGTTGCCGTTGATCCTGAAGCTGCTAAGATTGTCATGGAATCGGGCGTTCCTATCGTCTTAGCACCATTAAATGTAGGTTTTGAGGCCCAACTAATGGACAGTGACATCAAAACTATTTCCAAAATTAAGAATAATGACGTGGCAGAAGCAGTGACAGGCTTAGTCAGCACCTACCGTTTCTCATTTGATTTACTAAGTAGAGATTTCGCAGGAGTTCCCCTTTATGATCCATGTACGATCGCATGGCTAATAGATCCCGAAAAGTTTTCAAGTAGATTCTGTAATGTAGAAATAGAAACCCAAGGTGAACTTACAACTGGCGAGACTATCATTGACTACTATAATGTAAGTAAACGTAAACCTAACGCGGAAGTACTCTTCCACGTTGATCAAAAATGGTTTGCTAATCTAATTATTGAAAGTGTAAAAACATTTCAATTATAA
- the iolG gene encoding inositol 2-dehydrogenase, whose translation MMKHVNAGIIGLGRAGQMHLRNLMTIPEINIIQVADVFIDKISDKLNDLGVTNQTTDYHEILNNPDIDTVFVFTSTDTHEQIVTDAANAGKNIFCEKPLSMSHDEEASLDVLRAVKKNNVKLQIGFNRRMDPQFRTIFENVREGKIGTPQMVKITSRDPDLLPHDLIQRIGGLLQDFTMHDFDMARYMMGSNISEVYAKGGTLIDPTLKDIDDVDTLALVLQFENGAFGVIDNSRRAVYGYDQRVEVFGSEGMLKAENVNNSTVELYNDKREELKKPLPMFQKRYKEAYTEEMKAFVDSILNDTPLVAQGSDVIMAQRVANAAKKSLDTGLPQKVDTTFSLDETKTNA comes from the coding sequence ATGATGAAACACGTTAATGCAGGTATTATCGGTTTAGGTCGTGCAGGACAAATGCACTTAAGAAATTTGATGACAATTCCAGAAATAAACATTATTCAAGTTGCTGATGTTTTCATCGACAAGATTTCAGACAAATTAAATGATCTTGGTGTTACTAACCAAACAACTGACTATCATGAAATTTTGAACAACCCTGATATTGATACAGTTTTCGTATTTACTTCTACTGATACACACGAACAAATTGTTACAGATGCAGCTAATGCAGGAAAGAATATTTTCTGTGAAAAACCATTAAGTATGAGTCACGATGAGGAAGCTAGTTTGGATGTTCTTAGAGCTGTTAAGAAGAACAACGTTAAACTACAAATTGGTTTCAACCGTCGTATGGATCCACAATTCAGAACAATTTTTGAAAACGTCCGTGAAGGTAAAATTGGTACTCCACAAATGGTTAAAATCACATCACGTGACCCTGATTTATTGCCACATGATTTGATTCAAAGAATTGGTGGACTTCTACAAGACTTTACAATGCATGACTTTGATATGGCTCGTTACATGATGGGAAGCAATATTAGTGAAGTTTACGCTAAGGGTGGTACATTAATCGATCCAACTCTTAAAGATATCGATGATGTAGATACACTTGCATTAGTTCTACAATTTGAAAATGGTGCCTTTGGTGTCATCGATAATAGTAGACGTGCTGTTTATGGCTATGACCAACGTGTTGAAGTATTTGGTTCAGAAGGTATGCTCAAAGCTGAAAACGTTAATAATAGTACTGTCGAACTTTATAACGACAAACGTGAAGAGTTGAAGAAACCACTTCCAATGTTCCAAAAACGTTATAAGGAAGCTTACACCGAAGAAATGAAAGCCTTCGTTGACTCAATTTTGAATGACACTCCATTAGTTGCTCAAGGTTCTGACGTTATCATGGCTCAACGTGTTGCAAACGCTGCTAAGAAGTCATTAGATACAGGACTTCCACAAAAGGTAGATACAACTTTCTCATTAGATGAAACTAAAACTAACGCCTAA
- a CDS encoding NADP-dependent oxidoreductase yields MKAYGFNQYGNSSVMSEFELPQPKIGTNDVLVKTSAFAINAFDIAVRNGQFRNNVTMLFPLILGSDAVGRIVKVGSNVDTFKVGDDVLAHPGIGTYAEYFKVGSDRIGLVPRNYDSYEAAGLPLSGITAYNTLVHVAHVGAGQTIAILGSGGGVGAMLVQMAKALGLYVIGTDLSSAKEQVLSLGASEFGAFDTESVREKFANIADVLIDATNNGDGGKAGIDIVKDNGTYVSLTTLPYDQHKKPGVNFKQMIAKREYRDSDAFAAISLMISNNQLHVPIDKLEAFSLKGIRSAQDAVENGNTNGKVIIKL; encoded by the coding sequence GTGAAAGCATATGGATTTAATCAGTATGGCAATTCCAGCGTCATGTCTGAGTTTGAATTGCCACAACCCAAAATTGGAACTAACGATGTTTTAGTTAAGACATCAGCGTTCGCAATCAATGCTTTTGACATTGCCGTTCGAAATGGTCAATTTAGAAATAATGTTACGATGCTCTTTCCACTGATCCTAGGTAGTGATGCCGTTGGACGTATTGTCAAAGTTGGCTCAAATGTTGATACTTTTAAGGTTGGGGATGATGTTTTAGCTCACCCTGGTATCGGCACTTACGCAGAATACTTCAAAGTAGGTTCAGACAGAATAGGTTTAGTACCAAGAAATTATGATTCATACGAAGCTGCAGGATTACCTTTATCAGGTATAACTGCATACAACACTTTGGTCCACGTAGCTCATGTTGGAGCTGGCCAAACGATTGCAATATTAGGATCCGGGGGCGGTGTTGGAGCCATGTTAGTACAAATGGCAAAGGCACTTGGACTATATGTAATCGGAACTGACCTTTCTTCAGCTAAGGAACAAGTATTGAGTTTAGGTGCCTCAGAATTTGGTGCCTTTGATACTGAAAGTGTCAGAGAAAAATTTGCTAACATTGCTGACGTCTTAATCGACGCTACAAACAATGGAGATGGTGGCAAAGCCGGTATCGATATTGTTAAGGATAATGGTACTTATGTTTCTCTAACTACTCTTCCCTATGATCAACACAAAAAACCAGGTGTTAACTTCAAACAAATGATAGCTAAACGTGAATATCGCGATAGTGATGCATTTGCTGCAATATCTTTAATGATCAGTAACAACCAATTACACGTGCCAATCGACAAACTAGAAGCATTTTCATTAAAGGGCATTAGATCTGCTCAAGATGCTGTTGAAAACGGCAATACTAACGGTAAGGTCATCATTAAGCTTTAA
- a CDS encoding sugar porter family MFS transporter, which translates to MTEKDFVQVVKPRDVGKQGSEKKKKTKAEKHLRMIATISTLGGLLFGVDTGVINGAIGYIASPQELNLSPSNEGLVTSGITLGAAFGAVIAGRLSDKIGRKRLLWYLSILFFIFTILCATARTATALIIFRALLGLAVGGASVIVPTYLAEISTPDIRGRVVTQNELMIVTGQLLAFIVNAGLGNYFGHISSIWRYMIAFGTIPAAALFLGMFLIPESPRWLVMVGKNNKALEALSGIRNTKKDCESEISQIQDALEQESEIKQATVKDLATPWIRRLVLIGIGLGVMQQFIGINIMMYYGTTILQQSGFSHNAALIANIFNGIVSTVATIIGMSFMNRVNRRKMLMTGIIGTTISLALISIVSATLSNSSFLPIAVILCTMLFLGFFQGFISPLVWLLLSEIFPQNLRGLGMGISSFFLWFSNFLVGYFFPVLLSAVGMTFTFLIFVGFNILSFWFAYKYAPETRGKSLERIQMEFQYGSSSGVNPEDK; encoded by the coding sequence ATGACCGAAAAAGATTTCGTTCAGGTTGTTAAGCCACGAGATGTTGGCAAGCAAGGAAGTGAGAAAAAGAAAAAAACTAAAGCGGAGAAGCATTTAAGAATGATCGCTACTATCTCTACTTTAGGTGGTTTGTTGTTTGGTGTTGATACGGGTGTTATTAATGGTGCTATTGGATATATCGCATCACCACAGGAATTAAACCTGTCACCAAGTAATGAAGGATTAGTCACCAGCGGTATCACTTTAGGTGCAGCCTTTGGTGCAGTAATTGCTGGTAGGTTATCCGATAAAATTGGTAGAAAAAGACTTCTCTGGTATCTATCAATTCTCTTCTTTATTTTTACGATTCTATGTGCAACCGCCAGAACCGCGACCGCACTTATCATTTTTAGAGCACTGTTAGGTTTAGCAGTTGGTGGCGCTTCAGTAATAGTTCCTACCTATCTAGCAGAAATTTCTACACCAGATATTAGAGGCCGTGTCGTTACTCAAAATGAGTTAATGATCGTTACCGGGCAGCTTCTTGCTTTTATCGTTAACGCAGGATTAGGAAACTATTTCGGACATATCTCAAGTATTTGGAGATACATGATTGCTTTCGGAACTATTCCTGCAGCCGCCTTGTTCCTTGGAATGTTTTTAATTCCCGAGTCTCCAAGATGGCTTGTAATGGTTGGAAAGAATAATAAAGCTCTCGAAGCACTCAGTGGAATTAGAAATACCAAAAAAGACTGTGAAAGTGAGATTAGCCAGATTCAAGATGCACTAGAACAAGAATCTGAAATCAAACAAGCCACAGTCAAAGATTTAGCAACACCTTGGATTCGTAGATTAGTCTTAATCGGAATCGGCCTAGGTGTTATGCAACAATTTATTGGAATCAACATAATGATGTATTATGGAACGACGATTCTTCAACAATCAGGTTTTTCACACAACGCAGCCTTGATTGCTAATATCTTCAACGGTATTGTTTCGACAGTCGCAACCATTATTGGTATGTCATTTATGAACCGGGTCAACCGAAGAAAAATGCTAATGACAGGTATCATTGGTACAACAATTTCATTAGCACTGATTTCAATCGTTTCAGCAACATTATCAAATAGTAGCTTCTTACCAATCGCCGTGATTCTTTGTACCATGCTATTCTTGGGATTCTTCCAAGGATTCATTTCACCACTCGTTTGGTTGCTACTATCAGAGATCTTCCCTCAAAACCTTCGTGGCTTAGGAATGGGAATCTCATCGTTCTTCCTATGGTTCTCTAATTTCTTAGTTGGATACTTCTTCCCTGTACTATTAAGTGCAGTCGGAATGACATTTACTTTCTTGATTTTCGTAGGATTTAATATTCTATCTTTCTGGTTTGCATATAAATATGCACCAGAAACAAGAGGTAAATCGCTTGAACGTATCCAGATGGAATTTCAGTACGGTTCTTCTTCAGGTGTTAACCCCGAAGATAAATAA
- the iolG gene encoding inositol 2-dehydrogenase, giving the protein MEKSTSFTNENVTIGIIGMGRIGNVHYKNLKRISNVTIKYIADIVATDEWPAKYSEAEKIVTDYHEILNDPEVQAVMICTPTDLHPEMTIAAAKAGKDIFCEKPVGFNDKDIMEAFETVKKCNVKFEVGFNRRFDKNFKRIVDHRENGDIGDEQILKITSRDPEPPSMDYVKRSGGIFMDMTIHDFDMARFITDAEVDQVYVAGNVMVDPKIGEAGDIDTAIITLQFKNGMMGVIDNSRQAVYGYDQRIELFGSKGMSKADNVLDSTTTFSGKDDVSADKPTFFFLQRYIDAYKTELESFLDAVRGNHEVECSFEDGIKAIRLAQAAKKSLNSGKPEKVNSVQNFEEV; this is encoded by the coding sequence GTGGAGAAAAGCACAAGTTTCACAAATGAGAACGTCACAATCGGTATTATCGGTATGGGACGTATCGGAAACGTACATTATAAGAACTTAAAACGTATTTCTAACGTTACTATTAAGTACATTGCCGATATTGTTGCTACTGATGAATGGCCAGCTAAATATAGTGAGGCCGAAAAAATTGTGACTGACTACCATGAAATTCTGAATGATCCAGAAGTACAAGCCGTAATGATTTGTACACCAACTGATCTTCATCCAGAAATGACAATTGCAGCTGCAAAGGCCGGAAAAGATATCTTCTGTGAAAAACCAGTTGGGTTCAATGACAAAGATATTATGGAAGCTTTTGAAACTGTAAAGAAATGCAACGTTAAGTTTGAGGTTGGATTCAATAGAAGATTTGATAAAAACTTCAAGCGCATCGTTGATCATCGTGAGAACGGTGATATCGGGGATGAACAAATTTTAAAGATTACATCAAGAGACCCTGAACCACCATCAATGGATTACGTAAAACGTTCCGGCGGTATTTTCATGGATATGACAATTCATGATTTCGATATGGCTAGATTTATTACTGATGCAGAAGTTGATCAGGTTTATGTAGCTGGGAACGTAATGGTTGATCCAAAGATTGGTGAGGCAGGCGATATTGATACCGCAATTATTACCTTGCAATTCAAGAACGGCATGATGGGTGTTATTGATAACAGTCGTCAAGCTGTTTATGGATATGATCAAAGAATTGAGTTATTTGGTTCAAAAGGGATGTCTAAAGCAGACAATGTTTTGGATAGCACAACAACATTTTCTGGTAAGGATGATGTAAGCGCTGACAAGCCAACGTTCTTCTTCTTACAAAGATATATTGATGCTTATAAGACAGAACTTGAATCATTCCTTGATGCAGTTCGTGGAAATCACGAAGTTGAATGTTCATTCGAGGACGGAATCAAAGCAATTAGATTAGCTC